One genomic segment of Desmodus rotundus isolate HL8 chromosome 5, HLdesRot8A.1, whole genome shotgun sequence includes these proteins:
- the LOC112314188 gene encoding exophilin-5 isoform X1 produces the protein MTKVPQGFDFSFLNDEEARKILQVLERNEELQRAEKDRISKLQKTKRDIRWLQGVTGEWFEEIQRKKFCNETDVNQMLKQPLTYRLRKGMAENDPMELQTSRSKNTPTQRNPTPLPSRLSFRSSFASLFSFGKPRKETLKPPWLGPKGCDRHAGPAASVRETAVQAQLYNSPLENQPVESVFVPKPAGMREGSSVPPWDASVLESEFFRVLDDLDSALAREQSPGSVNTRSPLNYGSRTQFSHFHSRGNRHGNTTGRHKNYYNETSNMSIYDILRPGAPREGFKTFSSRIRTIYDMYRTREPRVLKEDHVQKNTFGSSSLCFDSRRLASPATGHFTARSIHFPATTQNKNGFMPPSHQQSPKRTPLSSIIWNRSDSSGDRPTQEEFLRAPSPMEVDPADQVYPRYFQENRTYEFYHSQSAYQSVSLNSPMDSAVSPDTFENSENMPFYHQDNPFARSFFSNTFGRSREQRFGRSSFWGQQEEHSSWSDFHQSRKPFTSSDRDFEMISTEANSASPSHGCNVSSQYWGSFSPNYRTTIPRDQKETHPLQFDSQTSTVESMEVSQGNGNLMTHFGTPNICSTIGSSYHIRSGGLECQRDNSPKEVPINQDPYSFGTGQTLASSFKTSFPQIPYDKRNRQGPNFQNPTVTLQKIKPASLPIRSYTEATVTKSNSVNSPPLTQSQPSILLTEVNNEKDLSESILEKDKQLNKMNQTNSTSEMPQPVSEMVISNPLAGFQSSLSQDSGKTNRFVSNASTTIISKRSPKVISRKDSSKIHISQRDKANELKEDMGYTEKQKFGPATSFPFIQESRTPSSFPSPNQSGHQELRVSNEYKSSIIESNSQNSEPTGNQNAQSPEKSANLDTKEEQCTKTHSTKRSKSTAGHSIPCDSVGLSSGTLPDSSPSNDFFLGALVVPSATVFSRKSLSDQDPSLGEREKEDNNSQYQNNQFTLSPSKTEKSDDGCVCINNELVDVKCHLHTPLRAEKGKAKIRGRISYIEKLSKTESKSTPTSGSSSLVEVDQSDSKAPELHTIHCTLPRKSASFLTNSRKSESKITALSFRHVPLPLQLENNLEDPIGKDTSNKFNPSSSESESRCSKVVSDAASVAPEATENMTTMTNIGSTSIRKGPFPFLTKRAVSWPSEVPHASFGRNEREECLVSNMDASARTLRPWEKTINPLESDSSVRDCSLTKKYHRKEPFQECTEKNGKNAASKTFSLSNEDPLPFSSDMSGEKSGKTLHKFKTTSMFSVFGDEDNVKCLEVVSIYYTLPRKHGKKLCDLLQKHTQNTDALPESTKGTVAFSNALEKEKLNYSTQEQSGTPSSAHLKMLKNSSCRSPNTEEATVLQLSSTSPSEPTLPERASVRADVSLHKGESKTREISPGNVAKTPLGDLQNRKKRGEKLQSKTLHTSLILQEKKVTEEKSENCQHSIKSPDSGPNPPAHVDGIAEHHQTRSFGECAGGGTATTAIGSAECLQKAITGTAEDDSTNGLQPRKVRGADFQKKTHNALSNSESQVFALTPALPTLPLDEETCSGEQDFDGLQSKPRELPQRSQGVNLTKKGKTKDEMQRLAWDQPLLPEGSNKNKPSLDDLEKGKNRSSAKRRLAAMSKAGRKIPAKDLSPRRHVATIFPQSGNSSGFSGLSFGTPECNPLSSEPTPKSTESTDESRLNNDGMDVKKSENLLQVTVKSNGEAATHLSSQKSNSFSQPHQNEFKNSSESPPKYENSKEVTAQILGRESGTQSQPTFTSLREADFSDHQRRLNPHLPVEPTEKSATSTPLARCQQQQRSAASLEREPERHSYRSKSLKSINMHGDLLRKSHPPKTRERHFSESNSIDNALSHLSLGDEFSNNNGYSRKFKSSSELPSYDENENWALYSNRMKMGPKSATSISRPIDYGIFGKEQQLAFLENVKRSLTQGRLWKPSFLKNPGFLKDDVIHPPNPAESSSPGSPSNQVPEGGLSPQVPLNIYEEDPVDSDCDTDTTTDDEYYLDERDKESEL, from the exons ATGTGACAGGCATGCAGGACCGGCTGCGTCTGTGAGGGAAACTGCTGTG cagGCACAATTATACAATTCACCTCTGGAAAACCAACCGGTGGAGAGTGTATTTGTCCCCAAGCCAGCAGGCATGAGGGAGGGAAGCAGCGTGCCTCCGTGGGATGCTTCCGTGCTGGAGAGCGAGTTTTTCCGAG TTCTAGATGACTTGGATAGCGCACTGGCTCGGGAGCAGTCCCCAGGCTCAGTGAATACACGATCACCTCTCAACTATGGATCAAGAACGCAGTTCAGCCATTTTCACTCCCGTGGGAACAGACATGGTAACACCACAGGAAGACACAAAAATTACTATAATGAAACTTCTAATATGTCTATCTATGACATCCTAAGGCCAGGAGCCCCTAGAGAAggttttaaaaccttttcttctAGAATAAGAACAATTTATGATATGTATAGGACAAGGGAGCCCAGAGTCTTAAAAGAAGATCATGTGCAAAAGAATACTTTTGGTAGTAGTTCCCTGTGTTTTGACAGCAGGCGATTAGCCTCGCCAGCTACAGGGCACTTCACAGCAAGAAGCATACATTTTCCAGCCACAACTCAGAACAAGAATGGATTTATGCCACCAAGCCACCAGCAGAGCCCTAAGAGAACTCCTTTATCATCCATCATATGGAATAGATCAGATTCTTCTGGAGATAGGCCAACCCAGGAAGAGTTCCTGAGGGCACCTTCGCCGATGGAAGTTGACCCTGCTGACCAGGTGTATCCCAGGTATTTTCAGGAGAATAGGACCTATGAATTTTATCATTCACAGAGTGCTTACCAAAGTGTCAGTTTAAATTCCCCCATGGATAGTGCAGTGAGTCCTGACACATTTGAAAACTCAGAGAATATGCCATTCTACCACCAAGACAACCCATTTGCTAGGTCTTTCTTTAGCAATACCTTTGGACGAAGCAGGGAACAGAGATTTGGGCGTAGTTCTTTCTGGGGCCAACAGGAAGAACATTCTTCCTGGTCTGACTTTCATCAAAGCAGGAAACCATTCACTTCTTCTGACAGAGACTTTGAAATGATTTCCACTGAAGCAAATAGTGCATCACCTAGTCATGGCTGTAATGTTTCTTCTCAATACTGGGGATCATTTTCCCCTAATTACAGAACTACTATTCCTAGAGACCAAAAAGAGACACATCCCTTGCAGTTTGATTCTCAGACATCCACAGTGGAGAGCATGGAGGTGTCACAAGGTAATGGGAACCTGATGACTCATTTTGGCACACCAAATATTTGTTCCACAATTGGTTCAAGCTATCACATCAGATCTGGTGGGTTAGAATGTCAACGGGACAATTCTCCTAAAGAAGTACCTATAAACCAAGATCCTTACTCATTTGGAACTGGTCAGACTCTAGCATCCTCATTCAAAACTTCCTTCCCTCAGATTCCCTATGACAAAAGGAATCGTCAGGGTCCAAACTTTCAGAATCCCACAGTCACTTTGCAGAAAATTAAACCTGCCTCTCTTCCAATAAGAAGCTACACAGAAGCCACTGTGACCAAAAGCAATTCAGTCAATTCTCCACCTCTTACTCAAAGCCAACCCAGTATCTTGCTCACAGAAGTGAATAATGAGAAAGACTTGAGCGAATCTATTttggaaaaagacaaacaactaAATAAGATGAACCAGACAAACTCAACAAGTGAAATGCCCCAACCTGTTTCAGAGATGGTAATCTCTAACCCTTTAGCTGGTTTTCAAAGTTCCCTCTCCCAAGACTCAGGCAAAACCAACAGATTTGTTTCTAATGCATCTACCACCATAATTTCAAAAAGGTCTCCCAAAGTCATTTCCAGGAAAGATAGCTCCAAAATTCATATATCACAAAGAGATAAAGCCAATGAACTAAAAGAAGATATGGGttatactgaaaaacaaaaatttggcCCAgcaacttcttttccttttattcaggAAAGCAGAACACCATCATCTTTTCCCAGCCCAAATCAAAGTGGTCATCAGGAATTAAGAGTAAGTAATGAATACAAGTCAAGCATTATTGAAAGTAACTCCCAGAACTCTGAACCTACTGGTAATCAAAATGCACAATCTCCAGAAAAGTCTGCTAATTTAGACACCAAGGAAGAACAATGTACCAAAACTCATTCTACCAAGCGTAGCAAGTCAACTGCTGGCCACAGTATCCCATGTGACTCTGTAGGTCTGTCATCAGGTACACTACCAGATTCTTCACCATCGAATGATTTTTTCCTTGGTGCTCTGGTGGTTCCTTCTGCTACAGTGTTCTCCAGGAAAAGTCTTTCAGACCAAGATCCATctctgggagaaagagaaaaagaagacaataatAGCCAGTATCAAAATAATCAGTTTACCTTGAGCCCCTCAAAAACTGAAAAGAGTGATGATGGTTGTGTATGTATAAATAATGAACTGGTTGATGTCAAATGCCATTTACATACTCCTTTGAGGGCTgaaaagggaaaagcaaaaataagaggGCGTATATCCTATATTGAAAAGCTGAGCAAAACAGAAAGTAAATCAACACCCACAAGTGGCAGCAGTAGTCTCGTTGAGGTAGATCAAAGTGATTCCAAGGCTCCTGAGCTTCACACAATTCATTGTACCTTACCAAGAAAATCAGCCAGTTTTCTCACTAATAGCAGGAAGTCAGAAAGTAAGATAACGGCTCTTTCATTTAGGCACGTGCCACTTCCGCTccaacttgaaaataatttggaaGATCCAATAGGGAAAGACACATCAAATAAATTTAATCCCAGTTCTTCTGAGTCAGAAAGCAGATGTTCCAAAGTAGTTTCAGACGCAGCCTCAGTAGCACCTGAAGCAACAGAGAATATGACAACTATGACAAACATCGGATCTACTTCCATTAGAAAAGGACCATTCCCATTCCTCACCAAGAGGGCTGTGTCATGGCCTTCGGAGGTACCACATGCCTCAtttggaagaaatgaaagagaagaatgcTTGGTCTCAAACATGGATGCTTCCGCTAGAACACTAAGACCTTGGGAGAAAACTATTAACCCTCTGGAAAGTGACTCATCTGTTAGGGATTGTTCTTTAACCAAAAAATACCACCGAAAGGAGCCCTTTCAAGAATGCACTGAAAAGAATGGTAAAAATGCTGCCTCCAAGACATTCTCCCTCTCAAATGAAgaccctttacctttttcttcagatatgtcaggggaaaaaagtgggaaaacATTACATAAATTTAAGACTACTagtatgttttctgtttttggtgATGAAGATAATGTAAAGTGTCTTGAGGTAGTTTCAATATATTACACTCTACCAAGGAAACACGGCAAAAAACTATGTGACCTTCTTCAAAAGCATACTCAAAATACTGATGCACTTCCAGAATCAACTAAAGGGACTGTAGCATTTTCCAAtgctttagaaaaagagaaactaaattaTTCCACACAAGAACAGTCAGGAACACCTTCATCTGCACATCTGAAGATGCTGAAGAACAGCAGTTGCCGTTCTCCCAACACTGAAGAGGCGACTGTTTTACAGTTATCAAGTACTAGCCCCTCGGAACCTACACTACCGGAGAGGGCTTCTGTCAGGGCAGATGTTTCTCTTCATAAAGGAGAATCTAAAACTAGAGAGATTTCCCCAGGTAACGTAGCTAAAACACCTCTAGGTGAtttacaaaacaggaaaaaaagaggggaaaagttGCAAAGTAAAACACTGCATACTTCATtaattcttcaggaaaaaaaagtcacagaagaGAAATCTGAAAATTGTCAGCACTCCATTAAATCACCTGACAGTGGCCCTAATCCTCCAGCCCATGTAGACGGGATTGCTGAACATCACCAAACCAGAAGTTTTGGGGAGTGTGCAGGTGGTGGTACAGCCACCACAGCTATTGGAAGTGCAGAGTGTCTTCAGAAAGCTATCACGGGCACAGCTGAAGATGATAGCACCAATGGATTGCAGCCTAGGAAAGTCAGAGGAGCAGATTTCCAAAAAAAGACTCATAACGCACTTTCTAACTCAGAAAGCCAAGTCTTTGCTCTTACTCCAGCTTTGCCTACACTACCTCTGGATGAGGAGACTTGCTCAGGTGAACAAGATTTCGATGGTTTGCAGTCTAAACCCAGAGAACTACCTCAAAGAAGTCAGGGGGTAAATCTGACAAAGAAGGGCAAGACTAAAGATGAAATGCAGAGGTTGGCATGGGATCAACCCTTACTTCCtgaaggaagtaataaaaataaaccgAGCTTGGATGACctagaaaaagggaaaaacagatcCTCAGCTAAACGCAGATTGGCAGCCATGTCCAAAGCAGGCAGAAAAATTCCTGCTAAAGATTTAAGCCCCAGAAGACATGTAGCTACTATTTTCCCCCAAAGTGGGAACAGTTCTGGCTTCAGTGGTTTATCTTTTGGCACACCAGAGTGCAACCCACTGTCCTCTGAGCCTACTCCAAAGTCCACAGAATCCACTGACGAAAGCAGGTTGAATAATGATGGAATGGATGTGAAGAAATCTGAGAACCTTCTCCAGGTTACAGTAAAATCCAACGGAGAAGCTGCTACGCACTTAAGCAGTCAGAAGTCTAACAGCTTttcacaaccacatcagaatgaGTTTAAAAATAGCTCAGAATCACCACCCAAGTATGAGAATTCTAAAGAAGTAAcagctcagattttgggaagagaGTCAGGTACCCAGAGCCAACCCACATTCACCAGCCTCAGGGAGGCCGACTTCTCTGACCATCAGAGGAGGCTGAACCCTCATCTTCCAGTGGAGCCTACAGAGAAATCTGCAACAAGCACCCCACTGGCCCGTTGTCAGCAACAACAAAGGAGTGCTGCTTCTCTGGAGCGGGAACCTGAGCGACACTCCTACCGTTCAAAGAGTTTAAAAAGCATCAACATGCATGGTGATCTGCTACGCAAAAGTCATCCTCCAAAAACCAGGGAGCGCCATTTTTCTGAAAGCAATTCTATTGACAATGCCCTGAGCCACCTGAGCCTTGGGGATGAATTCTCTAACAACAATGGATACAGTCGAAAATTCAAATCTTCTTCTGAACTGCCCTCttatgatgaaaatgaaaattgggCTTTGTATAGCAACAGGATGAAAATGGGTCCCAAGTCTGCAACATCTATATCCAGACCTATTGACTATGGGATATTTGGGAAAGAACAACAGTTGGCTTTCTTGGAGAATGTAAAGAGGTCACTCACACAAGGAAGGTTATGGAAACCAAGTTTTCTGAAGAACCCTGGCTTCCTGAAAGATGATGTAATTCACCCTCCTAACCCAGCAGAGTCATCGAGCCCAGGTTCTCCTAGCAATCAGGTGCCAGAGGGTGGCTTATCTCCACAGGTACCACTTAACATCTATGAAGAGGATCCAGTGGACTCGGACTGTGACACAGACACAACCACAGATGATGAGTACTACCTGGATGAACGTGACAAAGAGTCGGAACTGTGA
- the LOC112314188 gene encoding exophilin-5 isoform X3, with the protein MLKQPLTYRLRKGMAENDPMELQTSRSKNTPTQRNPTPLPSRLSFRSSFASLFSFGKPRKETLKPPWLGPKGCDRHAGPAASVRETAVQAQLYNSPLENQPVESVFVPKPAGMREGSSVPPWDASVLESEFFRVLDDLDSALAREQSPGSVNTRSPLNYGSRTQFSHFHSRGNRHGNTTGRHKNYYNETSNMSIYDILRPGAPREGFKTFSSRIRTIYDMYRTREPRVLKEDHVQKNTFGSSSLCFDSRRLASPATGHFTARSIHFPATTQNKNGFMPPSHQQSPKRTPLSSIIWNRSDSSGDRPTQEEFLRAPSPMEVDPADQVYPRYFQENRTYEFYHSQSAYQSVSLNSPMDSAVSPDTFENSENMPFYHQDNPFARSFFSNTFGRSREQRFGRSSFWGQQEEHSSWSDFHQSRKPFTSSDRDFEMISTEANSASPSHGCNVSSQYWGSFSPNYRTTIPRDQKETHPLQFDSQTSTVESMEVSQGNGNLMTHFGTPNICSTIGSSYHIRSGGLECQRDNSPKEVPINQDPYSFGTGQTLASSFKTSFPQIPYDKRNRQGPNFQNPTVTLQKIKPASLPIRSYTEATVTKSNSVNSPPLTQSQPSILLTEVNNEKDLSESILEKDKQLNKMNQTNSTSEMPQPVSEMVISNPLAGFQSSLSQDSGKTNRFVSNASTTIISKRSPKVISRKDSSKIHISQRDKANELKEDMGYTEKQKFGPATSFPFIQESRTPSSFPSPNQSGHQELRVSNEYKSSIIESNSQNSEPTGNQNAQSPEKSANLDTKEEQCTKTHSTKRSKSTAGHSIPCDSVGLSSGTLPDSSPSNDFFLGALVVPSATVFSRKSLSDQDPSLGEREKEDNNSQYQNNQFTLSPSKTEKSDDGCVCINNELVDVKCHLHTPLRAEKGKAKIRGRISYIEKLSKTESKSTPTSGSSSLVEVDQSDSKAPELHTIHCTLPRKSASFLTNSRKSESKITALSFRHVPLPLQLENNLEDPIGKDTSNKFNPSSSESESRCSKVVSDAASVAPEATENMTTMTNIGSTSIRKGPFPFLTKRAVSWPSEVPHASFGRNEREECLVSNMDASARTLRPWEKTINPLESDSSVRDCSLTKKYHRKEPFQECTEKNGKNAASKTFSLSNEDPLPFSSDMSGEKSGKTLHKFKTTSMFSVFGDEDNVKCLEVVSIYYTLPRKHGKKLCDLLQKHTQNTDALPESTKGTVAFSNALEKEKLNYSTQEQSGTPSSAHLKMLKNSSCRSPNTEEATVLQLSSTSPSEPTLPERASVRADVSLHKGESKTREISPGNVAKTPLGDLQNRKKRGEKLQSKTLHTSLILQEKKVTEEKSENCQHSIKSPDSGPNPPAHVDGIAEHHQTRSFGECAGGGTATTAIGSAECLQKAITGTAEDDSTNGLQPRKVRGADFQKKTHNALSNSESQVFALTPALPTLPLDEETCSGEQDFDGLQSKPRELPQRSQGVNLTKKGKTKDEMQRLAWDQPLLPEGSNKNKPSLDDLEKGKNRSSAKRRLAAMSKAGRKIPAKDLSPRRHVATIFPQSGNSSGFSGLSFGTPECNPLSSEPTPKSTESTDESRLNNDGMDVKKSENLLQVTVKSNGEAATHLSSQKSNSFSQPHQNEFKNSSESPPKYENSKEVTAQILGRESGTQSQPTFTSLREADFSDHQRRLNPHLPVEPTEKSATSTPLARCQQQQRSAASLEREPERHSYRSKSLKSINMHGDLLRKSHPPKTRERHFSESNSIDNALSHLSLGDEFSNNNGYSRKFKSSSELPSYDENENWALYSNRMKMGPKSATSISRPIDYGIFGKEQQLAFLENVKRSLTQGRLWKPSFLKNPGFLKDDVIHPPNPAESSSPGSPSNQVPEGGLSPQVPLNIYEEDPVDSDCDTDTTTDDEYYLDERDKESEL; encoded by the exons ATGTGACAGGCATGCAGGACCGGCTGCGTCTGTGAGGGAAACTGCTGTG cagGCACAATTATACAATTCACCTCTGGAAAACCAACCGGTGGAGAGTGTATTTGTCCCCAAGCCAGCAGGCATGAGGGAGGGAAGCAGCGTGCCTCCGTGGGATGCTTCCGTGCTGGAGAGCGAGTTTTTCCGAG TTCTAGATGACTTGGATAGCGCACTGGCTCGGGAGCAGTCCCCAGGCTCAGTGAATACACGATCACCTCTCAACTATGGATCAAGAACGCAGTTCAGCCATTTTCACTCCCGTGGGAACAGACATGGTAACACCACAGGAAGACACAAAAATTACTATAATGAAACTTCTAATATGTCTATCTATGACATCCTAAGGCCAGGAGCCCCTAGAGAAggttttaaaaccttttcttctAGAATAAGAACAATTTATGATATGTATAGGACAAGGGAGCCCAGAGTCTTAAAAGAAGATCATGTGCAAAAGAATACTTTTGGTAGTAGTTCCCTGTGTTTTGACAGCAGGCGATTAGCCTCGCCAGCTACAGGGCACTTCACAGCAAGAAGCATACATTTTCCAGCCACAACTCAGAACAAGAATGGATTTATGCCACCAAGCCACCAGCAGAGCCCTAAGAGAACTCCTTTATCATCCATCATATGGAATAGATCAGATTCTTCTGGAGATAGGCCAACCCAGGAAGAGTTCCTGAGGGCACCTTCGCCGATGGAAGTTGACCCTGCTGACCAGGTGTATCCCAGGTATTTTCAGGAGAATAGGACCTATGAATTTTATCATTCACAGAGTGCTTACCAAAGTGTCAGTTTAAATTCCCCCATGGATAGTGCAGTGAGTCCTGACACATTTGAAAACTCAGAGAATATGCCATTCTACCACCAAGACAACCCATTTGCTAGGTCTTTCTTTAGCAATACCTTTGGACGAAGCAGGGAACAGAGATTTGGGCGTAGTTCTTTCTGGGGCCAACAGGAAGAACATTCTTCCTGGTCTGACTTTCATCAAAGCAGGAAACCATTCACTTCTTCTGACAGAGACTTTGAAATGATTTCCACTGAAGCAAATAGTGCATCACCTAGTCATGGCTGTAATGTTTCTTCTCAATACTGGGGATCATTTTCCCCTAATTACAGAACTACTATTCCTAGAGACCAAAAAGAGACACATCCCTTGCAGTTTGATTCTCAGACATCCACAGTGGAGAGCATGGAGGTGTCACAAGGTAATGGGAACCTGATGACTCATTTTGGCACACCAAATATTTGTTCCACAATTGGTTCAAGCTATCACATCAGATCTGGTGGGTTAGAATGTCAACGGGACAATTCTCCTAAAGAAGTACCTATAAACCAAGATCCTTACTCATTTGGAACTGGTCAGACTCTAGCATCCTCATTCAAAACTTCCTTCCCTCAGATTCCCTATGACAAAAGGAATCGTCAGGGTCCAAACTTTCAGAATCCCACAGTCACTTTGCAGAAAATTAAACCTGCCTCTCTTCCAATAAGAAGCTACACAGAAGCCACTGTGACCAAAAGCAATTCAGTCAATTCTCCACCTCTTACTCAAAGCCAACCCAGTATCTTGCTCACAGAAGTGAATAATGAGAAAGACTTGAGCGAATCTATTttggaaaaagacaaacaactaAATAAGATGAACCAGACAAACTCAACAAGTGAAATGCCCCAACCTGTTTCAGAGATGGTAATCTCTAACCCTTTAGCTGGTTTTCAAAGTTCCCTCTCCCAAGACTCAGGCAAAACCAACAGATTTGTTTCTAATGCATCTACCACCATAATTTCAAAAAGGTCTCCCAAAGTCATTTCCAGGAAAGATAGCTCCAAAATTCATATATCACAAAGAGATAAAGCCAATGAACTAAAAGAAGATATGGGttatactgaaaaacaaaaatttggcCCAgcaacttcttttccttttattcaggAAAGCAGAACACCATCATCTTTTCCCAGCCCAAATCAAAGTGGTCATCAGGAATTAAGAGTAAGTAATGAATACAAGTCAAGCATTATTGAAAGTAACTCCCAGAACTCTGAACCTACTGGTAATCAAAATGCACAATCTCCAGAAAAGTCTGCTAATTTAGACACCAAGGAAGAACAATGTACCAAAACTCATTCTACCAAGCGTAGCAAGTCAACTGCTGGCCACAGTATCCCATGTGACTCTGTAGGTCTGTCATCAGGTACACTACCAGATTCTTCACCATCGAATGATTTTTTCCTTGGTGCTCTGGTGGTTCCTTCTGCTACAGTGTTCTCCAGGAAAAGTCTTTCAGACCAAGATCCATctctgggagaaagagaaaaagaagacaataatAGCCAGTATCAAAATAATCAGTTTACCTTGAGCCCCTCAAAAACTGAAAAGAGTGATGATGGTTGTGTATGTATAAATAATGAACTGGTTGATGTCAAATGCCATTTACATACTCCTTTGAGGGCTgaaaagggaaaagcaaaaataagaggGCGTATATCCTATATTGAAAAGCTGAGCAAAACAGAAAGTAAATCAACACCCACAAGTGGCAGCAGTAGTCTCGTTGAGGTAGATCAAAGTGATTCCAAGGCTCCTGAGCTTCACACAATTCATTGTACCTTACCAAGAAAATCAGCCAGTTTTCTCACTAATAGCAGGAAGTCAGAAAGTAAGATAACGGCTCTTTCATTTAGGCACGTGCCACTTCCGCTccaacttgaaaataatttggaaGATCCAATAGGGAAAGACACATCAAATAAATTTAATCCCAGTTCTTCTGAGTCAGAAAGCAGATGTTCCAAAGTAGTTTCAGACGCAGCCTCAGTAGCACCTGAAGCAACAGAGAATATGACAACTATGACAAACATCGGATCTACTTCCATTAGAAAAGGACCATTCCCATTCCTCACCAAGAGGGCTGTGTCATGGCCTTCGGAGGTACCACATGCCTCAtttggaagaaatgaaagagaagaatgcTTGGTCTCAAACATGGATGCTTCCGCTAGAACACTAAGACCTTGGGAGAAAACTATTAACCCTCTGGAAAGTGACTCATCTGTTAGGGATTGTTCTTTAACCAAAAAATACCACCGAAAGGAGCCCTTTCAAGAATGCACTGAAAAGAATGGTAAAAATGCTGCCTCCAAGACATTCTCCCTCTCAAATGAAgaccctttacctttttcttcagatatgtcaggggaaaaaagtgggaaaacATTACATAAATTTAAGACTACTagtatgttttctgtttttggtgATGAAGATAATGTAAAGTGTCTTGAGGTAGTTTCAATATATTACACTCTACCAAGGAAACACGGCAAAAAACTATGTGACCTTCTTCAAAAGCATACTCAAAATACTGATGCACTTCCAGAATCAACTAAAGGGACTGTAGCATTTTCCAAtgctttagaaaaagagaaactaaattaTTCCACACAAGAACAGTCAGGAACACCTTCATCTGCACATCTGAAGATGCTGAAGAACAGCAGTTGCCGTTCTCCCAACACTGAAGAGGCGACTGTTTTACAGTTATCAAGTACTAGCCCCTCGGAACCTACACTACCGGAGAGGGCTTCTGTCAGGGCAGATGTTTCTCTTCATAAAGGAGAATCTAAAACTAGAGAGATTTCCCCAGGTAACGTAGCTAAAACACCTCTAGGTGAtttacaaaacaggaaaaaaagaggggaaaagttGCAAAGTAAAACACTGCATACTTCATtaattcttcaggaaaaaaaagtcacagaagaGAAATCTGAAAATTGTCAGCACTCCATTAAATCACCTGACAGTGGCCCTAATCCTCCAGCCCATGTAGACGGGATTGCTGAACATCACCAAACCAGAAGTTTTGGGGAGTGTGCAGGTGGTGGTACAGCCACCACAGCTATTGGAAGTGCAGAGTGTCTTCAGAAAGCTATCACGGGCACAGCTGAAGATGATAGCACCAATGGATTGCAGCCTAGGAAAGTCAGAGGAGCAGATTTCCAAAAAAAGACTCATAACGCACTTTCTAACTCAGAAAGCCAAGTCTTTGCTCTTACTCCAGCTTTGCCTACACTACCTCTGGATGAGGAGACTTGCTCAGGTGAACAAGATTTCGATGGTTTGCAGTCTAAACCCAGAGAACTACCTCAAAGAAGTCAGGGGGTAAATCTGACAAAGAAGGGCAAGACTAAAGATGAAATGCAGAGGTTGGCATGGGATCAACCCTTACTTCCtgaaggaagtaataaaaataaaccgAGCTTGGATGACctagaaaaagggaaaaacagatcCTCAGCTAAACGCAGATTGGCAGCCATGTCCAAAGCAGGCAGAAAAATTCCTGCTAAAGATTTAAGCCCCAGAAGACATGTAGCTACTATTTTCCCCCAAAGTGGGAACAGTTCTGGCTTCAGTGGTTTATCTTTTGGCACACCAGAGTGCAACCCACTGTCCTCTGAGCCTACTCCAAAGTCCACAGAATCCACTGACGAAAGCAGGTTGAATAATGATGGAATGGATGTGAAGAAATCTGAGAACCTTCTCCAGGTTACAGTAAAATCCAACGGAGAAGCTGCTACGCACTTAAGCAGTCAGAAGTCTAACAGCTTttcacaaccacatcagaatgaGTTTAAAAATAGCTCAGAATCACCACCCAAGTATGAGAATTCTAAAGAAGTAAcagctcagattttgggaagagaGTCAGGTACCCAGAGCCAACCCACATTCACCAGCCTCAGGGAGGCCGACTTCTCTGACCATCAGAGGAGGCTGAACCCTCATCTTCCAGTGGAGCCTACAGAGAAATCTGCAACAAGCACCCCACTGGCCCGTTGTCAGCAACAACAAAGGAGTGCTGCTTCTCTGGAGCGGGAACCTGAGCGACACTCCTACCGTTCAAAGAGTTTAAAAAGCATCAACATGCATGGTGATCTGCTACGCAAAAGTCATCCTCCAAAAACCAGGGAGCGCCATTTTTCTGAAAGCAATTCTATTGACAATGCCCTGAGCCACCTGAGCCTTGGGGATGAATTCTCTAACAACAATGGATACAGTCGAAAATTCAAATCTTCTTCTGAACTGCCCTCttatgatgaaaatgaaaattgggCTTTGTATAGCAACAGGATGAAAATGGGTCCCAAGTCTGCAACATCTATATCCAGACCTATTGACTATGGGATATTTGGGAAAGAACAACAGTTGGCTTTCTTGGAGAATGTAAAGAGGTCACTCACACAAGGAAGGTTATGGAAACCAAGTTTTCTGAAGAACCCTGGCTTCCTGAAAGATGATGTAATTCACCCTCCTAACCCAGCAGAGTCATCGAGCCCAGGTTCTCCTAGCAATCAGGTGCCAGAGGGTGGCTTATCTCCACAGGTACCACTTAACATCTATGAAGAGGATCCAGTGGACTCGGACTGTGACACAGACACAACCACAGATGATGAGTACTACCTGGATGAACGTGACAAAGAGTCGGAACTGTGA